Proteins encoded in a region of the Rhea pennata isolate bPtePen1 unplaced genomic scaffold, bPtePen1.pri scaffold_40, whole genome shotgun sequence genome:
- the LOC134154758 gene encoding P2X purinoceptor 2-like, translating into MAPQFPILIKRNIHFPCFGFSKDVHVEEINVGPRDGASRPACWFLLQGGVVINWNCNLGLPETDCNPHYSFHRPDPKTTVPGSGTCSPASSSCPPWRSAKYYKWNRTHTRVLIKACGIHIDVIVQGQAGKFSLIPTVINLAMALTSLGMGSFLWDWILLSCMNKDQVYSSRKFEQAPP; encoded by the exons ATGGCACCACAGTTCCCCATCCTTATCAAGAGGAACATCCACTTCCCCTGCTTCGGCTTCTCCAAGGATGTCCATGTGGAAGAGATCAATGTGGGGCCTAGGGATGGAGCAAGTAGACCA gcctgctggtttctgctgcaGGGTGGGGTGGTCATCAACTGGAACTGTAACCTGGGCCTGCCTGAAACCGACTGCAACCCCCACTACTCCTTCCACCGCCCCGATCCCAAGACCACTGTCCCAGGCAGTGGCACTTGCAGTCCtgcatcctcctcctgccctccctg GAGGTCTGCGAAGTATTATAAATGGAACAGGACCCACACACGAGTGTTGATCAAGGCCTGTGGGATCCATATTGATGTCATCGTGCAGGGCCAG gcagggaagttTAGCCTGATCCCCACTGTCATCAACCTGGCCATGGCTCTGACCTCGCTGGGAATG GGCTCCTTCCTCTGGGACTGGATCCTGCTGAGCTGCATGAACAAGGACCAGGtgtacagcagcaggaaatttgaGCAGGCACCACCCTAG
- the LOC134154759 gene encoding P2X purinoceptor 2-like — MPCCAMLITPAVGARDCLWALCSYSTPQVMVVRNGHLGTRHRALQLLVLLYLVRRGRCVPSAGGTEKSSEMLAWCPAEEVSVGESLAKMAPQFPILIKRNIHFPCFGFSKSNIQAAESSYLKSCTFNTTSALCCPIFMEQAGENLRELAEKGGVVINWNCNLGLPETDCNPHYSFHRPDPKTTSASPGYSCSPASSSCPPWRSAKYYKWKGTHTRVLIKACGIHIDVIVQGQAGKFSLIPTVINLAVALTSLGMGSFLWDWILLSCMNKDQVYSSRKFEQAPP, encoded by the exons atgccgtgctgtgccatgctgatCACACCAGCAGTGGGTGCCCGGGATTGCCTGTGGGCGCTGTGCAGCTACTCCACCCCACAGGTGATGGTGGTGAGGAACGGGCACCTCGGCACCAGGCACCGTGCGCTGCAGCTCCTCGTCCTGCTTTACTTGGTCAGGCGA gggcgctgcgtgcccagtgctggcggcaccgagaagagctctgaaatgctggcttggtgtccagcagaggaagtgAGTGTCGG TGAGTCCCTGGCGAAGATGGCACCACAGTTCCCCATCCTTATCAAGAGGAACATCCACTTCCCCTGCTTCGGCTTCTCCAAGA GCaacattcaagctgctgagagcagttacttgaaaagctgcaccttCAACACCACCTCTGCCCTTTGCTGCCCCATCTTCATGGAGCAGGCGGGAGAGAACttaagggagctggcagagaag GGTGGGGTGGTCATCAACTGGAACTGTAACCTGGGCCTGCCTGAAACCGACTGCAACCCCCACTACTCCTTCCACCGCCCCGATCCCAAGACCACTTCAGCTTCCCCTGGCTACAGCTGCAG TCCtgcatcctcctcctgccctccctg GAGGTCTGCGAAGTATTACAAATGGAAAGGGACCCACACACGAGTGTTGATCAAGGCCTGTGGGATCCATATTGATGTCATCGTGCAGGGCCAG gcagggaagttTAGCCTGATCCCCACTGTCATCAACCTGGCCGTGGCTCTGACCTCGCTGGGAATG GGCTCCTTCCTCTGGGACTGGATCCTGCTGAGCTGCATGAACAAGGACCAGGtgtacagcagcaggaaatttgaGCAGGCACCACCCTAG